The following proteins are co-located in the Manihot esculenta cultivar AM560-2 chromosome 9, M.esculenta_v8, whole genome shotgun sequence genome:
- the LOC110623416 gene encoding uncharacterized protein LOC110623416, with amino-acid sequence MKSRANGIPRGQKAKNIQIEGPNWILIAGGALLSTLSIRLGYKLKQNLDAKQQTNTSNSLKGNGKSSDRRRTEGCHMHSNMYSYTQNDDGCFNCMSDLKHQPSDQMMSESGAALPLVMVSDPESTKNNGVMWVSSPDRLELPPKPFYHSNCSDSPCISESGSDIFSKREVIQKLRQQLKRRDDMIMEMQDQIVELQNSLNAQLVHSTSLQSQLDTANRDLFDSEREIQRLRKAIADHCVKDAATNEKPSIANIWPSEVRNGHANGYLGGDGGFELSEKGRGDGDRVEMLKREVGDLKEVIEGKEYLLQSYKEQKAELSMKIKELQQRLDSHLLNIL; translated from the exons ATGAAGTCAAGAGCTAATGGGATCCCTAGAGGTCAAAAGGCAAAAAACATTCAGATTGAGGGACCAAATTGGATTCTTATTGCAGGAGGTGCCTTGTTAAGTACATTGTCAATTCGTCTGGGTTACAAGCTGAAGCAGAATCTTGATGCTAAGCAACAGACAAATACTAGTAATAGCCTGAAAG GGAATGGGAAATCATCTGACAGAAGGAGGACAGAAGGCTGCCATATGCATTCAAACATGTATTCCTATACGCAAAATGATGATGGTTGCTTCAACTGTATGTCAG attTGAAGCACCAGCCCAGTGACCAAATGATGTCTGAATCTGGTGCTGCTCTTCCTTTGGTGATGGTTTCTGACCCAGAATCTACCAAGAACAATGGTGTTATGTGGGTATCCTCTCCTGATCGTCTCGAGTTGCCTCCAAAGCCATTCTACCATTCAAATTGCTCTGACTCACCATGTATCTCAGAATCTGGTTCTGACATCTTCAGCAAGCGAGAAGTGATACAGAAGTTGAGGCAGCAATTGAAGAGAAGAGATGACATGATAATGGAGATGCAGGATCAGATTGTGGAGTTGCAGAATTCACTCAATGCTCAGCTGGTGCACTCTACGAGTTTGCAGTCGCAGCTTGATACAGCTAACAGAGATTTGTTTGATTCTGAGAGAGAGATTCAGAGGCTGAGGAAGGCAATTGCTGATCACTGTGTGAAAGATGCAGCCACCAATGAAAAGCCCTCAATAGCCAATATATGGCCATCCGAGGTGAGAAATGGTCATGCGAATGGATATCTGGGTGGAGACGGTGGCTTTGAGTTGTCAGAAAAGGGAAGGGGAGATGGGGACAGGGTTGAGATGCTGAAGAGGGAAGTAGGAGACTTAAAGGAAGTAATAGAAGGAAAGGAGTACCTGTTGCAGAGCTACAAGGAGCAGAAGGCAGAGCTGTCCATGAAGATTAAAGAGTTGCAACAGAGACTTGATTCTCATCTCCTTAATATTTTGTAG
- the LOC110623698 gene encoding vestitone reductase → MEGGKGPVCVTGGTGFIASWLIMRLLQSGYAVRTTVRPDPERKDIRYLTNLPGAAEKLQIFYAELEKPDSFNEAIQGCTGVFHVAHPIELAYKESEEVVTKRSIEASIGILKACVASKTVKRVVYTSSIITVLFSGNGKEMVDESAWTDVDFYRSLNLMRTSYVAAKINTERAALEFAKENGMDLVTLVPSLVLGPFICPKLPSSVCMGLALILGNKSQYFIKSNMVHVDDVARAYIFLFECPNAKGRYICSSDEASLTEMSEFLSARYPHLQIPTPDSLKDVKGYETCSISSKKLLDCGFTYQYSLGDMFDGAIQSCKEKGFL, encoded by the exons ATGGAAGGAGGTAAAGGTCCGGTATGTGTAACCGGTGGAACAGGTTTCATTGCTTCTTGGCTGATTATGAGGCTTCTTCAATCTGGTTATGCTGTTCGAACCACTGTTAGACCCGATCCTG AACGCAAGGACATCCGCTATCTCACAAACCTACCAGGAGCAGCAGAAAAGCTTCAGATCTTTTATGCAGAACTTGAGAAACCAGATAGCTTCAATGAGGCCATTCAGGGCTGTACGGGAGTCTTTCATGTAGCTCATCCCATTGAATTGGCTTATAAAGAATCGGAAGAAGTCGTCACTAAAAGATCCATAGAAGCAAGCATAGGAATTTTAAAAGCATGTGTAGCTTCAAAGACAGTGAAGAGAGTTGTTTATACTTCGAGCATCATCACTGTTTTGTTCAGCGGAAATGGAAAAGAGATGGTAGATGAGAGTGCATGGACTGATGTTGATTTCTATAGAAGTCTAAACCTGATGAGGACTTCATATGTAGCTGCAAAGATAAACACAGAAAGGGCTGCTCTAGAATTTGCCAAGGAGAATGGAATGGATCTAGTGACTTTGGTTCCTTCTCTTGTTCTTGGTCCCTTCATTTGTCCAAAATTACCTAGCTCAGTCTGCATGGGACTAGCTTTGATTTTag GCAACAAGAGTCAATATTTTATCAAGTCCAATATGGTGCACGTAGATGATGTGGCAAGGGCATACATCTTCCTGTTTGAATGTCCGAATGCTAAAGGAAGGTACATATGTTCCTCAGATGAAGCATCACTGACTGAAATGTCTGAATTTCTCTCTGCTAGATATCCACATCTTCAAATTCCAACACCAGA CTCCTTGAAGGACGTTAAAGGATATGAAACTTGTAGCATTTCATCCAAGAAGCTCTTAGACTGTGGATTCACATATCAATACAGTCTCGGAGATATGTTTGATGGAGCAATTCAATCTTGCAAAGAAAAAGGATTCCTTTGA
- the LOC110622319 gene encoding protein CDI, whose product MTIANGEVHIVSTKGGITSDKPFKIFVGYDPREAIAYEVCRHSIIKRSSIPVEINPIIQSELRNKNLYWRERGQLESTEFSFSRFLTPYLANYEGWAMFIDCDFLYLADISELSDLIDDKYAIMCVQHDYTPKETTKMDGAVQTVYPRKNWSSMVLYNCGHPKNKVLTPEVVNTQTGAFLHRFQWLEDEEIGSIPFLWNFLEGHNRVVKGDATTFPKAIHYTRGGPWFDAWKDCEFADLWLKEMEECINEKKKKVAEN is encoded by the coding sequence ATGACCATAGCCAATGGTGAGGTTCACATTGTAAGCACAAAAGGGGGCATAACAAGTGACAAACCCTTCAAGATCTTTGTGGGTTATGATCCTCGTGAAGCTATTGCATACGAGGTCTGTCGCCATTCCATCATCAAGCGATCTTCAATCCCAGTTGAAATCAATCCCATCATTCAATCAGAACTTAGGAACAAAAATCTATATTGGCGTGAGAGAGGCCAATTGGAAAGCACAGAATTCTCATTTAGCCGTTTCTTGACTCCATACTTGGCCAACTATGAGGGTTGGGCGATGTTTATTGATTGTGATTTTCTTTACTTGGCTGACATTAGTGAATTGAGTGATTTGATTGATGACAAGTATGCTATTATGTGTGTGCAACATGACTACACCCCAAAAGAGACCACAAAAATGGATGGGGCTGTGCAAACTGTGTATCCAAGGAAGAATTGGTCTTCTATGGTGTTGTACAATTGTGGCCATCCAAAGAACAAGGTGCTGACCCCTGAGGTTGTGAATACGCAAACGGGTGCTTTTCTTCATAGGTTTCAGTGGCTTGAGGATGAAGAAATTGGGTCAATCCCATTTTTGTGGAATTTTCTTGAAGGCCATAACAGGGTTGTGAAGGGTGATGCCACGACATTTCCTAAAGCAATACATTATACTCGTGGAGGACCGTGGTTTGATGCATGGAAAGATTGTGAGTTTGCTGACTTGTGGTTGAAGGAGATGGAAGAGTGCataaatgagaagaagaagaaggttgctGAAAATTAG